The following are encoded in a window of Armatimonadota bacterium genomic DNA:
- a CDS encoding sulfite exporter TauE/SafE family protein, with product MTYLYCVFAGLAAGVIGGLFGVAGGIILVPFLVLALKLDQHTAQGTSLLTLAMPVVGLAAYNYYRDGNMVVAVGIALAVGIASGGLIGSKIALGFSPRTMRRAFSGFLIVAAIYMIFKSLSATPTVADQVELSGWIYLGCYGVGLAAGIMGGLFGIGGGIVIVPFMGLALGFSQHMAQGTSLLALSLPVAAFGAYNYHKKGNVQPKKSLALAVGLVAGAFLGSKFALGLAPTTMQLAFAGFVILTATYLIVKK from the coding sequence GTGACGTACCTCTACTGCGTGTTCGCCGGGCTGGCCGCAGGGGTTATTGGCGGTCTTTTCGGGGTCGCAGGAGGGATCATCCTCGTGCCGTTCCTTGTGCTGGCGCTCAAGCTCGATCAGCACACCGCGCAGGGCACGTCGCTTCTCACGTTGGCTATGCCAGTGGTCGGACTTGCGGCGTACAACTACTACCGAGACGGCAACATGGTGGTCGCCGTCGGGATCGCCTTGGCGGTCGGTATCGCATCTGGCGGATTGATCGGCAGCAAGATCGCGCTGGGGTTCAGCCCTCGGACGATGCGCCGGGCGTTCAGCGGCTTCCTCATTGTCGCCGCGATCTACATGATCTTCAAGAGTCTGTCTGCGACTCCGACAGTCGCAGACCAGGTGGAGTTGAGCGGCTGGATCTATCTGGGCTGTTACGGAGTAGGGCTGGCCGCAGGGATCATGGGCGGACTGTTCGGCATCGGCGGTGGGATCGTCATCGTTCCGTTCATGGGATTGGCGCTCGGGTTTTCACAGCATATGGCGCAAGGAACTTCGCTGCTGGCTCTTTCGCTGCCGGTCGCTGCGTTCGGCGCGTACAACTACCACAAGAAGGGCAACGTCCAGCCGAAGAAGTCGCTCGCGCTCGCAGTAGGTTTAGTCGCGGGCGCGTTTCTCGGCAGCAAGTTTGCCCTCGGCCTTGCGCCCACGACCATGCAGCTTGCGTTCGCCGGGTTCGTCATTCTGACGGCGACGTATTTGATCGTGAAGAAGTAG
- a CDS encoding DMT family transporter, whose translation MPDWRRRLPHPALVLVVVIWGLNFSVIKVVLGYLEPSVAALARYLLMLPILFGIAALLRVDLKYPKGQRWRYVFAGFVANGLYMVFFLEGMRTAGAAQGAIVLATAPVWIGLFAILAGQERSTPRLVIGGLVAFSGAVIVIVGGGAAIEGSTTGALLVLISAIVWAWSVILMRPLVASGSPFGVFTLTFPGGLLALLPYGIVPLVKTDWSAIPLYGWLAFGYLVLVAGIGGFSMYYKGLADVGPAKTGVVQFFIPPTAALFAWAAFGESLTWVQILGMAVVVAGTMVASAAATSSRSNTSPSE comes from the coding sequence CCTGGGGTATCTCGAACCGTCGGTAGCTGCGCTGGCTCGGTACCTCCTGATGCTCCCGATCCTATTTGGTATCGCGGCCTTGTTGCGGGTTGATCTCAAGTACCCCAAGGGGCAGAGATGGAGATACGTGTTCGCAGGGTTTGTCGCGAACGGCCTGTACATGGTCTTCTTCCTGGAGGGGATGCGAACGGCCGGAGCGGCGCAGGGGGCCATCGTTCTGGCGACCGCACCAGTTTGGATCGGTTTGTTCGCAATCCTCGCAGGTCAGGAACGTTCCACACCGCGCCTGGTGATCGGAGGACTCGTGGCGTTTTCTGGCGCGGTGATCGTGATCGTCGGCGGAGGGGCGGCGATCGAGGGCAGCACGACAGGCGCGCTGCTAGTGCTGATCTCTGCGATCGTGTGGGCGTGGTCGGTCATTCTGATGCGTCCTTTGGTGGCTAGCGGATCGCCGTTCGGGGTGTTCACGCTGACGTTTCCAGGCGGCTTGCTGGCGCTGCTGCCTTACGGGATCGTGCCGCTGGTCAAGACGGATTGGTCGGCGATCCCGCTCTACGGCTGGCTGGCGTTCGGGTACCTCGTGCTGGTCGCCGGCATCGGAGGGTTCTCGATGTACTACAAGGGGCTGGCCGACGTCGGCCCGGCAAAGACCGGCGTCGTGCAGTTCTTCATCCCGCCGACTGCGGCGCTGTTCGCGTGGGCGGCGTTCGGCGAGAGCCTGACGTGGGTGCAGATTCTTGGAATGGCGGTCGTCGTAGCCGGCACGATGGTCGCGAGCGCGGCCGCTACTTCTTCACGATCAAATACGTCGCCGTCAGAATGA